The Betta splendens chromosome 2, fBetSpl5.4, whole genome shotgun sequence nucleotide sequence CGCACTAATGTGTTAATCTCTTCAGTTCATCTTAATGTATGACTTCATAGTTAGAATACTCCACACCCAGTGGCTCTGTTGCATTCATGGTGAACAGCCACAAACTGCTTTTAATGCTTTGTGATTTGCTCAGGTGGTCTGAGTGATCCTCTGCAGTGGAAGCACATTGTGGAAAGATCTTGTGAAACAGCTTTTATTATTGCGCTAAATGATGATACTCTGTACAGATAAACTGGAGTTGGTCGTAGATGTGATATTAATTATGACTTGACACTAAAATTATTCCTACATAGCTGACTGGATGTTTTACCTGAATGTTGGATGATTTTATTCACTTGTGAACGTTATGACTACTTATTTATGAGCTACTAAATGGACTTTGCTTTGCTGGTGTTTCTTATTGAATTTCTTCACTGAGGTTGGGCTGTGCTAATTGCTCCAGACAAACCTTCCCTGCAGCCACAAGCCTGTGTTTGGTCTCTACAGGAGCTCATTTATTTCATCGGAGTGCAAGCAGATGCTGGTTGTCCAGCGGCCACTTCCAAACCATTTGTTTCCGGCTGGGTCCAGCGTGCTCGCCGGTCCCATATCTTCAATCTGTCCAATAGCTCCTGCCAGCCTAATTAGAGCATTTATCCCATTAGCACACGGTATTCTTGCAGTGCTAGCGCCTGTGGTTTCAGCTCCAGAACTTTAGGAGTTACTGCGGTGATACAGCTTCACTCAGGAACAACAGCACTGATTGAGCACCTCTAATTAAGGCCTGTCAGTCACCCGCTCAGTCTGCACCACCTGGAATAGTCCAGAGTGGGCGACAGGTTACAGAGCGCGCACTGAGACCTGATATTGTTTGTCAAACTTCGTGCGTTTGTCACATTTTTGACGGACGGGCATAAAACTTGTATTTTCTGACAGTAGTGTGCACAAACTGCCCAGACTGCCTTTAGATTCAAACACCCTACAGGGAACTCCACAACATGTCACAGTGCGTGAATGGGGAACATGTACCTCATTGCTCTTACTTTGAAAATGTAATCATGCGGCATTTACACACAACAATGCCCAGGACGCCACAGCCAGCTACCTGCACCCCAGAGGCCTCGGTAATGAAGGTTAGAACATACCAATGAGTCCCGAGGCACTTTGGTGACATTTACGAAGACTGAAAAACACGGTGACATCGTTGTTGAGGGAACCAGTTTTAATGTACCCCTGTGAAGCCCAGCACACTGAAGAGCTGAGCCAAATCACCACATGCAGACACAAGTCAGATAATTAACAACCATAGTCACCCCATTGTCCTTGGATttttaaaattctaaatatttattcagtttttcAAATTCGTAATTAAACAGAGATAAAAGCACATattactaaaacaaaaaaacattttagtacAATGAAGTCTGTGGACTTAATAGTGCCATGAAAGCCATGCTCTAGAGTTATCAAACATAAGACACAGGAAATTATAGGTAAAACCCTTAATTACAACCTGTATAATAGCACATATAACTTATTAAGGTGCAATATCACTTTATATCAGTTCATTGACTCATCAGCCAAAATGTTCATagtgtgtttaaaataaaacctcagTTTCAGTGGGGCAGAAAAGCTTGGTTTTCCCCCAAAATATCTCAATATTTGCATAGGAATACAATTCTTCCTCACAAAATTGACTCTTTTTTCACAAGAATGATCAACGCTATAAAACAGCATTACAGCTACATCACAAGTTAGTAGAGTgtagttttaattaaagcactTATTTTATCTAACCTCTAATGGTCATTTTCCCTGTTGGAGACATTATTGTTATATAAAAGTGTGTAGTCTATCACTAATCTGCTCATCAAAAATCTATTAAAATACAAGCTAAAAGAACATTTTGTCCTATGTATGTGACCAGAAACCTCTCTAAACCAAGTAGTCAGTGTCATTCATCAGGTAACCTGCTTCGATTGAATCAGTCACCCATGAGTCTCTAACAATCTTGAACTTCTTCCTAAAGCAGCGCCGCAGAGTCCTCAAATCCAGAAGTCTCGCTTCTTCTGCGATAATGACATGAGAGACCCCTTCCTCTAATTCCTGCACCACTGTGCCTCCATGGTAGCGAAACTCCAGTGCTCTGATGTCCAGAGGTGTGCCGGGTGTGGCGCTCTTAGGCTCTCCTATATCGGCATATCTGTCCATGTAAACCTTAAAGGGTCTGAACATGCTGGTGGGAAGGTCGTCCCAGTGGTAGCGCTGCTCCACCAGCCCGACGTCCACCGCCGCCGGCACGTCGGCGCTGCCGATGCGCCCGaacacctcctgcagctgcagctcggtgGTGTCCACGAAGTAGCTGTCGCCGTAGCTGTCGTACTCTTTGGCGAAGTGCTCCCTGGTGGAGGGCGACATGTGGATCATGTGGCGAGGTTGCCATGGCACCACCTCCTTCTGGTCCAGGCATTCCAGCAGCCAGGAGGCCCAGACCACGTCGTGCTGGTTGGACGAAATCAGGTTCTTCACGCGCATGTTCTCCACGCCGGCGATCACGCAGTAGGTGTCCTGCCCTGGGTTCTGCACCACAATACCTCCACACCTACAAAGGGAGGGACACCAGCCATCACCTTATTAAAGATACAATCAGCGCTAGTTTCGCATTAACAGAGGACCTGGTTCTATGAGTTTTCAGTCTTACGCGTTTCATCTATGACATTTTGGCAAATAAGACTGTTTACTAATTAATTTCATGTATGAAGCGAATAAGTGAGGACATGGTAGTGTTGTGTTCACAGCTTGTTTCCGCTGCCTCCAAGTGGCAGAACATTTCGTTTAAAGCACTAACCTTATGTTCTTCTATAATGATGCTTTCAGGCAGCTTGTCGTCTTACCTGGCCACGCCcttttccagctcagcctttggGTGGCTCTCGGTCCCATTCAGGATGCAGAACTCCACGTCCTCAAACATATCGGTCTCTTTGCGAACTCCAGAGAGGTCCTGGGGCTTGAAGTGATCCACAACCCCCACCACCTTTTTGGGCTTGACTGGCATCCTGCGCTTTTTCTTCTGCGGTTCGTCGGAATCGATGCGAAGGTGGCGCGAGGCGAGTTTCCCAGACGCCTTGCTGCGGAACTGATCCAGATCTGCCAGGGTCATGCACTGGTGCCACTCCTTGTCGTCGCGAATCCGCTCGATCCTGGGAAACCTCAGGGTGCAGTTGGTTTTATACATATCGCTCCCTACGATTTCAGCTGCCTTGACCTGGATGATGACGGAGTTGCAGGGTTCGATGTAGACCTCTGGCCTCTCTGTCCCGCACAGGATGGAGGCTGGTGGGTCATTTTTCCGGTAGACTTTCCAGTGCTTTGCCAACTTCAACCCGAGGTCATACAACTCCTTCATGGTGTAGCCTGAGCCGATGCGGCAGAGCGTGTGGAACACTGAAGGCTTCTCGCCGGGTTTAGGTGCTTCAGCAACAGCACATAAGAAATGGGACATCATGCCACCTCGCCTGCCTTTCCCCCAGTAGCCACCAACAATCAGCAGGTCAAGCTCATCCATCAAGCCGTCAACATACTCCGGCTTTATTTTCAGCCATCCCTCACCCCTCTTGTCAGGTTTGTAAATGGACAAAGGATCCTTCACCATGATCCCTTCTTCTCTCTTGTCAATGGCATCATTGAGGCAGTTGACAACCTCTTGCATGGTCCTGGCTTCTGTTTTTGGCACCAGATGCATTCTTCCCTTGACTGTGGTGAAAACGGTCTGAAGGGTGTCATAGCGCTTCTTCAGTGTTACCTTGCCAAACTTCTGGTCGTTGACTAGCAACACGTCAAACACGCAGAAACACGTCTGCAACTCTGAGTCATCCATCAGCCTCTTGATGTCAAACTTGCTCCCTTTCTGCATGAAGGTCTCTGTGCTCGGGTTGTATGCCATCATCTCGCCGTCAAGGATACAGTTCACAATGTGGCTTTTGAAAACATTATGGATGTAAGGCGTTAGTGAGCCCTCCAGTGGGGAACCCCCGAACTGCTGTGTGTACTCGAAACCATTTCGACTGAAGTACTTGTACACGTCTCCATCTTTGTGTAGTTGAATACGCTCCCCATCCAGTTTGGTCTCAATGTAAAAGACACTGTTTCCCATCTGTTTCTCCACGTTACGAATGTTAGCCACCGCTGCCAGCATCGGCTTGAATGCAGAGAAGAGACCGATGGACACTTCACTTAAAGACACAGAGGGGTCGTGGAGCTGTTGGCACACTTTACATAGATCTGTGTTGACATTGTACAGCTCTGCTGCATCCGGATGGAAGACTTGAAGAACCGTCTCTTTGCTGATCTGAAGCTTCATGTCCTTCAGAATCATCCTGATTAGCCATTTTTGCTCGAGAGCTGAGCTCTGAGTGATGAGATGCAGCAGACTTTTCCTCACGAGATCCTTCTTCTTGCTAGCATTATTAATGGCCACTGAGTCCAGAAAGTCATTGACCTCTTTGATGCTGAGGTTGCCttggctgctgcagcgcttCTTTAGCACGAAGTACGCCATGCCAGCAAAGtctccagcttctccctgcGATGTGGTTGGAGCTCGATAGTTCAACAGCTTATTGGCTTCTGGGCCGTTCTTTGGGAGGCCCAAAACATCGATGTAAAGTTTAGCCAGCATGTTCTCCTTGATGCCGTATGCCATGCGCTCGCGTTCAAAAGAAGGAACTATCAGGCGCATGGCTGGGTAGAAAGAGTCTGTTGTTTTAGGGTCATCCTTGTGGAGGGCGGAATGAAACTTCCTCCATGACTCAATGAAATCGCCAAGGATTTTGGATTTCTCTGGACGAAGCTTGGATTTATGGATTTTCTCCAAAGTGTTACACAGGTGGAGGAAAGGAACCTGAGCTGCAACAGAGCGCTCAGCCGTAGAATCACTTTCAGAGGTCGTCTCCATGATAAAATCTGTAACACACGTCAACATTAAAAAATCGGGCCAATAATGgtgaaaaaacaatttaaataatattttaaattatcAGCTAAGTTTGACTGGACTGGATGTATGTACAGGAGGCagaaggcaggaggcaggagggtgGTAGCCAAGCTATCACCCGCTGCTCTGCTTGATGCAGTGTGATGTCTGAGCAGCATCTTCAGCGTGTGTCTAAATGAGCGACATTAAAGGTCTTTACCTTCCTGCTGATGTTATATGTGACTATATAAAATTGAGAGCCAGAAGGCTTTGTATCACTTTTGCAGAACACTTAACTGTGTCTACAGTTTGTAAAGGAACAACAATACATCAGTTCTGATTCATTTACAAAACTAGACCATTATCTGTAACCTGTAGGTGGAAGGAGGCTAAATAATTGCTATTTGTTTATACATTAACAGAGGCCATTATTCAGATGCAGGTCATTAGTCCACACCGGTCAAACGTCAACATGTTTAGACGTGTCACCACAATAAAACTGTAGAGCCACATAAAGAAACGAGCTGTCAAACGGAACTTTAAGCAGCCTAGGCTCATTATTATATAGACTCGTTTATTTACTTCCCAACGCTAACATTTACTGCGGCCAAGAGAACTACAACTCCGGCCGCaccccttcaaaataaaagatgttGTTTTgtcgtttgtgtgttttccagacATATTCATACAAATAAACTGTGTACCAGTGGTTACGTTTACCTTTAAGACAGATCAATTTGATATATGACACACACCGCCAGCAAGTTAATCAACTTTGCTCGTATTTTGAAACAAAGCTGTAAACGTACTGTTGACTAGGGTCATCTTCCCCGGTTCGCATTAGCGATACAGCAAAAGGATAAATAAAAGGTAGGAATTACCTTGTTCCCTGTGTCGTCCGGAGAAAAGGTAGCGAACAACACAGGCACTACATATTTTGGGTCGTTCACTTCCTTGTAGTAACTGTGCGACACGTTCCCCCTGGAAACAACGGCAGGACTTTTGTTCCCAAGTGGGAACTTGGCgtctaataaacaaacacacacaaaggcgcTACAAATTgtatatttaatgtaaaaaaaagctaaattcgGCTGTAGTTTATGCAAAATATGCGCTCTGTTGTAAATATCTTGATCACACGTTCCCACTGTGCTGCATTTCTAACCATTTAGTTTTTTGAAAAGGCCAATTTTTaatagaaatgtgtttgtgctttaaatagatttatttttacttcaaaATTGGATTATATCAGTCTTTTTGAAAATAAATTCTAAACATCTAATTGCTCCTCATCTGTTCACCAGTAGATGGTGACAATGAGATGCTGCAGTGCTAAAGAGGTGCTTTCACTTAAGGTTGTTCACTATCTATTAAGTCAGTAGCAAGCTGTTAGTGAAACACGTGACTGCATATTTATTAACCACAAGAAGGCGTTTCCACTCACTACAGTTACCTTGTAATATGCCTGGATGCCATGTGAGTGACAGTTTCACTGTCATTCAATACCTTGTTTACAAGTAATTAATGCAGTATCCATTGCTATTGCCATTAGTTTTATGATGGCGACACAGTTTGGGACCCGTTTAAAGTTAAAATGTTATTCAACAGTGTCCTCGTTTTAGAGATGTTCTTGTTTGGGGTTTTGGTTGTCTGTGTTGAATTTGCATGATCTCCATATCGTCCCATGCATTTCCTCCAGGTGCTACAGTTTCTTTCACATGCAgaacagatgaggaggaaagaaTGAACCATGAACCGATTCAAGCAAGCAAACAAGTGACGTGATGCTTCGCCTCTTATTATACGACCTTAAAAAAACCAAAAAGTTAATAACACATTTATACTGGCAACTTGTCATCTACTCTCCTCTGTCCTTACCAAACATCTGTTTTGGATCTTCTGCTGTTTGAAAGTGTTATACACCTCTTACCAAGAACAACAAACATACGGTCCTAGTATCATTTTCCAATCATAACTTACTGTGTGTGATTTGAACATAGCTTTTGGTCTATAAAAGCTGTACAAACATATGCGTACTTGTTTTTAGCTCTTAATCTTGTAAGTTGTCTCCATTACCGACTTGTTTTGACACTCGCGTCATTAAGCAGGAGCTGGTGCAATTCCAAGTACAGTACACGCCATTACTTGTAAAGTAATGCAAAATAATTCCAGGGATGTCTTGTTCCTGAAAACTATCTAAGGCTTGTACCGACATAGATTACACAAAACACGAGTCACATTCCTCAGCCAGGCAGGGCAGCTTCTTTGAAAACGAACACAGTACCTGTAATGgaacaataataatatgagGATGGAGCCTTGGAGGCCCTTAGTGAACCtgtgatgttaaaaaaaaacagaactaaaaacaaatattatatCATTTTCATtgaattgttgttttttttttttttggggggggggggttattgaATCTTGCTTATACAGTATTCATCTATTTTCCGTGTATTCAGTTAAAGCAACCTTAAATACTTGTGCCACTACTGAACTCTACTGATGGATTTCCTTTTTAATCATCAGAGTCCTGTCTCGCTGAAATACGCTGCACATCCCTCCATACGGGCAAATGCTGCTTATAAAACAGTTATTAAATGCTCAGCagagtatagtatagtatagtatagtatagtatagtatagtatagtatagtatagtatagtatagtatagtatataagTCAGCAGCTGAATGACCACATGTTCAATACTGTTGTGGAACGAAAAAATAGTCTTGTTGGGTAAGAACAAATGAAGGAATTGGTCTCgatccctacagtatgtttcaTCATCAATGTGATGGTTTCAACTTGCATTCCCTCCCTCTCGTGTTTCATATTGCTTTATTTCCACTGCCACGCTAAAACACGTGAGCATTGGTAATAATACCTACCGTCTATTACGTGTTCAGGTTCTTGGTATTCCAAATAAAATCTGAAGTGTGTTTGTTCCCTTTGCACAGCTGCTTGTTTGGCGCAGATACAGCAGCGGGGCAGGCACATAGTGTCGCCATGAAATATTAGGAAGCGTCCGGTGCCAGGCATCTCTCTTCAAATCCAGGCTATTAAGCACACCTACACATTACCATGTGAAATGAAATATGTGTAGCGTTTCCCTCAATGAAACCTACACATGTAACTGTGGCTTCATTAGCAGTAAAAACCGATGTAATGCTCTCCTCTGCCGACAGGGGGCGACCTGTGTCCGTGAGCGCTGAGTCACACGCCAGCCTGGGTTGTTTACTTCTCCGCTACAGCAGTGGGGGATTCTGGGATATGTGCTGAGACGTAGGAGCTTCGATTTTGGAGTTACTAtgcgctaacacacacacacacacacacacacacacactaaagatCAGTGGCTGGCTCGCTGGCTGCTCACACTGTATGTCCTAATACAGTAACTGTATGCACCTGTGTCCACGTGGCCATGTGGGGGTGGGTGATGATGTGCAGTGTGCAGCATAGGACCCccgccccccaccaccacagcaGACTCTCTGCAGTAAATGGCCTGTCATGCTTTCATGCAGCAGGAGTTACATAAGTCCcgctggatgtgctgctgcactGCAACGAGCGGCAACTTGCAAGACAGTAAACAACTGACGTCACTGCTTCCGTGGCACGACGCaggacggagggagaggaggaggaggaggaggaggagaaggaggggggtgTTTATAGAGCACTGGTGTAGGACTGAGTGAGATTTGGGCAGGGAGGcgcagagggaaagagagaaaatgggGAAGACAGCTAAAATCCCCCTTGACATGGCTGATGATTAAGTGGAGCATCCGCCTCCTCGTTCAGGCTGAGCTGTGGGTGATGTGTGGATGCAGACAGTCATAAACACTTCCTGTCCCCCTGCTGCTCGCTGACACACTGTGTAATGTGTTTGCTAAAAGGCTTCCCATTGATTATTTGCACAGATAGTACAAGTTCTTTTAGAGAGCACTGATGAGGGGAATCCAGGTAACAGCCAATATTCACTTTCCTCTTCAGAGAACGCATGGGGAGATGGACCTTAAAGGGACAGTACAcccgttttttttccccatttagGCAGAAATAGTGCTACTGTGGAAACATACATTTCATATTTTCTCTTCTAAAAAAACTAATGGTTAATGCTTGCTTGTATAATATGCAAGCATAAAGCTTTATATGGTGCTTTACTGCAGCTAATAACTTTGCCGTGGTTTCATATCAGGCTCTGTAGTCCACCAGATCCTGTTCGGACCTAAATGCATCAACATGCAACTCACCTACAACATGTTTGGGTGAACGCACGGGTGTGTATTCAGCACAGTACGTACCGACACGTATGCAAGCTAATAAGTGTTTCCAGAGGTTGTTTTATAaacagagtttaaaaaaaaagaggagcacTTGCCAAAGCTGCTCCTGATGCGCCGCTGCCTCCAGGCAAGATTGAACTCCTCACCACATAATCTCACCCAAGCGTCAGCGGAGACGAGCACTGGGCGATCCTGCCAAATAACAGAACATCAAGTATTGCACTGGAAATTTCTTCTCAGCTCGTGCCAGACAGCGAGCGACCACCACAATTAGATCAGCCACGTGCTTTTATTTAAGCCGTTTGACAGCCGACTGTTGTTATCAAGTGAATTTCCCCGGTGCAGCAATCTCGCTTAGCTCCATCACGTGGCAGAATATTATCAGGGTGTGACTGATCACCCATCAAGGTTTCCTTGTGTAAACTAAATCCTGGCACATTGTACATTCTGCTCCTCTCTTATTGATAATTAGTGCAGCACTTCAGATAACTATTTAACGCcatgttagcatgttagcatgcgGTGCAATGCTAGAACAGTTATTCGACTGGTTGTTTCACATAAACCTGACGCTTCCTAACCTCCTGTCGGCGCAtgttaaactgcagcagagCCTTTTTCCATTTGCACTGCATCCACGTCTTTACTCGTCGTCGACACCTGAGCGAGGCGCTCAGTTCGTTGACGTCTACGAATCCGGCTTGAATGTGAATGAAACACCACTGGGCTGGATCAAACTGCGTCTTTATGAGGAAGTCTGTGAGCTGGAAAAGGAAAATCCAAACAGGAGTTCAactatatttcttttttaatcAAGAGAGTTCAGTCCAAATACCTCTTTCAATATACAGAACATCCTTGCTTAGCTTTTGCTTAAAGTAAGATGTAATGAAGATTAAGGTAGAATACGTTATATATCTTTAATCAAAATCCATCCGTTTTGACCTGAATCTGCTGTGTTGACACAGAGGCACAGCTCAATGTCGCTCCTAGAGACAGAGTCCTAATGTTGATCCTTTGATCTCGTTCTCAAATAGAACCATACTCAGTCTCTGTGTTCTCATACAAAGCATTCATTTTGCCGAGCTCTTCTTCCACTGAGGCTGTTGTTGGTCCTGAGGTCTTCTAGACGTTTCTTTGAACCCTCTGACTGATACCTGCTCcccctgtgacctttgacccgaaCGCGCGCATCGCCTTACGCTTGCTCATCAGAAAGCTGAACGCGTtcatcagcagcagtggagaaggCGCAACAAGATGGCCGCCGCCTTGAGCAACTCATTGCGAAACACGGAAATGAGCGACTTTGCAATGGAACATGCGTCAAATGCTGATTGAGTCCAGGGAATGGTGTAAAATCAGGTGAAATAAGCTTTGAGTGTGAACTCACagcagtttgttgtgagaggtaatttccccactgcgggactattaaaggttttcttattcttattcttattcttgtttttcctgttgaCGACAGGTTGGACCGAGTCTCGGCCGCGTGGACAACAGTGAGCTTTCTGACCCCccgacccccccaccccctcctccccacagTCCTGGTTCTcgcctgcgctgctgctcggctccgGGCTGCTCTGAGGAGCGCACTGTACTGCATGTAGGTCTCGTGAAGGATTTGGCGGGAAGGTCTCGCGTCCGGCATCTTTGCGTGCCGCCGCTCTGCATTAAGCCCCTCTGAATGTGTGTTCTCCTGCGACTCTGCCCCCTCTCTAAGCTTTAGCCGTGCGGCTGGCATGTTTGAGGGCCGGTTTACACGGCGGCAGCGCACGCAAGCACGCCCCTCGCCATCAGTGACTTCGGTCTGGTCGTCTGTGCTGCCGAACAAGATCCCCGCACTGGCTCACCTGGTCCCACCCACGTTCCCAGACTCCAGATGTGGGTGAAGTGTTCAGATGGGGCAGATGGGAAGCAGCCCTGATTAAACGcacttctgtctgtttgtgtctccttTTGGTCACTTTTCACTTCTTTAGGATCACTCTGTGTGTATTTTGTAGGACCCTACTGACAAACagtctgtttgttctgctggctttttgactttttgttgtgttttgtgtatttgtgcccCTATCTCTCAGCATCATGGTCATTTGGCCgaccctgtgtttgtgttttcggACCGCATTAAAGATATTAACTCACCATAACACACCATAATGCCACTTGTTTATTAGTTGTGTAGCATACGTATGCACTGTGTCTACTCCCCAACAACCTACATTGTACAAAtcaaaattgaattaaattggaCTTAGGACCTAGGAATTTAATTTAGCAGCATTTATAACCCAGACTCCTTGACATAAACACCTGAACAGACCCTGATCCTTTCTCACCCTCACTGTAAAACTCAGCAACCACTGGTGTTCTGTATTCACAGAAATACAAACCAGTTTTGAAATTGAATCTGATTTTGTTTTCagcacaaataaagtcattgtaaTGACTTCAACATTCATgcagatgttgacagtaacacAGCATTTTATTCTTCAATTCACTGTTAGACTCTACTGGTTTTACTCGGCTGTAAATGAACACAGAGGGGAGCAGTCACCTTAATCCCACTCATGCACACATTGTCTTGTACATGACGCTTTAGTTTCACCACTTTAAAATCcaataatacaatacaataaaagcTTTCTTTATCAGGCATTTTTGGGGTTTTCATTTTGTAAGGTTGTGTGTAAACTTAACCTTGTGCTGTGGGAACATTCGGAATCTTTTGACTCAGACATTTTTTTTGGAAATAAtaactttgtgtgtttatgagtggcatacaaacacagaagcacgTCATTAGAGCGTTTTCTGCAAACATCATGGGGGCAATTTCCACTGATGCGACACACACGGTCTGCTTAACAAAggcagagatgtgtgtgtttccacgcTGTGTCTGTGGCGTGCGTAAGCTGAGTGGACCTTTATCTTTGTTATGTCAACGTTAAAGCTGGGTTATTGGTCATAAAAGTCCTCGCGCCGGGACAGAGGGCTCAGACAGGccgtgtgtgagtgcgtgcgctGCCCCGTGGCCCAGGTAACACAGGGACGTGTGCCCTCTTATAGATTAAGAGACTTACATAACTCCACATTCCAGTCGGCAGGTAAACAGGCGCCGGGCCTAAGGTCAAAAACAGTGAGGCTCCAGCTCGACTGCGGAGCCAGACGCCGGTGGCTGAAGCAGATCTCAGCCTCGGTGACCCACGGGCTTACCAACTCAAGCTGTCATTAAAATCTGCGTGGCTTAGAAAGCTCAGTAATCAGCGAACTGTAAACATCCATTTGCGTACTCACTTAATTGCCACTGCAGCACAGTCATAGGCTCCAGTGGATGTCGAGGAACACTGGAAGACTGTTTATGCACATGCAAACagtttcactgctgctgaaagaGCTGCAAGGACTGCTTGTTTATTAATAtcttaaaaaaatctaaaagtcAGAAAAGGAAGTAGAGTTTTGTTCTACTgttgtctttttaaaatatattacaaCCTCTACACTGTGTGCTTAACTGTACTTAAACCTCCAGCTAGCATGTgtgttctgtgtctgcaggagaggaaggaaatccAGCCCAAATCACCCTTAGAAATAGGTGAAATAGTTTTGTAGGAAGCTAAATGTCATGGACAGTTTCTCTTTTGTACGTTCTCACCATCATAAGGACACGTGCTACGTTAAACTAACAATTTATCaccaatatatatatagaaacatactgtattgttTGAGTTAACGTTTAAGCTAACGTGTCAATATACATGCAGTACTTTTATCTTTTTAGTGCTAGCAGCATAGCGCGGCTAACACATTACAGGACTGTGCATACAAAATGATGGTTAGATGGTTTAGCTTTAGCAATGTAATAAGCCTTAAATGCTTAGGGGAAAATCATAAATGTCAGGAAAACTGACATTTGAAAAATTTGACATgtacattaaaaacaacaacagtgaaaCAGGAGTAAGCGTGAAAAATGTTGTtcgtcatatactgtataaccaACTCAGAAACCCAGAAACAAACATCATATTCTCCAGAAGCTAGAAGCTGATGCACATAATAAAGAGAACATGCTTATTTTGCACATGGGTTTAtcaaaaaatatgtaaatgtagCTCTAGGTGAACGGTTTTCTGCCCGTAGCCTGTGCTGGACGAGCGTTTTGTGGTTTTAGGTCAGCAGCCGCCTCCCTCCAAGTCAGGCTGGTTGTGCGCCCT carries:
- the lig4 gene encoding DNA ligase 4, whose amino-acid sequence is METTSESDSTAERSVAAQVPFLHLCNTLEKIHKSKLRPEKSKILGDFIESWRKFHSALHKDDPKTTDSFYPAMRLIVPSFERERMAYGIKENMLAKLYIDVLGLPKNGPEANKLLNYRAPTTSQGEAGDFAGMAYFVLKKRCSSQGNLSIKEVNDFLDSVAINNASKKKDLVRKSLLHLITQSSALEQKWLIRMILKDMKLQISKETVLQVFHPDAAELYNVNTDLCKVCQQLHDPSVSLSEVSIGLFSAFKPMLAAVANIRNVEKQMGNSVFYIETKLDGERIQLHKDGDVYKYFSRNGFEYTQQFGGSPLEGSLTPYIHNVFKSHIVNCILDGEMMAYNPSTETFMQKGSKFDIKRLMDDSELQTCFCVFDVLLVNDQKFGKVTLKKRYDTLQTVFTTVKGRMHLVPKTEARTMQEVVNCLNDAIDKREEGIMVKDPLSIYKPDKRGEGWLKIKPEYVDGLMDELDLLIVGGYWGKGRRGGMMSHFLCAVAEAPKPGEKPSVFHTLCRIGSGYTMKELYDLGLKLAKHWKVYRKNDPPASILCGTERPEVYIEPCNSVIIQVKAAEIVGSDMYKTNCTLRFPRIERIRDDKEWHQCMTLADLDQFRSKASGKLASRHLRIDSDEPQKKKRRMPVKPKKVVGVVDHFKPQDLSGVRKETDMFEDVEFCILNGTESHPKAELEKGVARCGGIVVQNPGQDTYCVIAGVENMRVKNLISSNQHDVVWASWLLECLDQKEVVPWQPRHMIHMSPSTREHFAKEYDSYGDSYFVDTTELQLQEVFGRIGSADVPAAVDVGLVEQRYHWDDLPTSMFRPFKVYMDRYADIGEPKSATPGTPLDIRALEFRYHGGTVVQELEEGVSHVIIAEEARLLDLRTLRRCFRKKFKIVRDSWVTDSIEAGYLMNDTDYLV